The DNA region gaggggcactggcagaactaCCAGGGATGGGGAAAACTGGCACTGCTCCACCCGAATTACACCCCAGCCTAGCAGGCCCTGAATTCTCCCCTTTTCCTGGGCTCAGCGTTCAATTTTCTAATGCTTTGCTCCCTGGCCACTTAGCTTTAACCATTTAATGGCAGAAACGGAGCCTTTCCTTGCACAACCACCCCCTGCAGCAGGACCCCACACTGCCCACCCCTGGCTCCCTGGGGGGAGCTGCGTGGTGACAAGcaccccaccttgtctttcttgtACTCTTCGTACTCCTGGTCGTCCGTGGGCAGCTCGTGGCGGCACAGGGGGCAGGAGTTGGTCTGGGGGACAGAAGAGAAATCTCACTGATGCACCGTCCCCTCGCCCACCCTGGCACCTGCAGCCCCAGACCTTTCGGGCATCTCCTTGGCTCTGCCAATTCAGCAGAGGGTCACCTCCCATTGTTTCTGCTTTCAGTGGCCTGGCTACAGCCGGCATCTCAAAAGgggccagccccagccaggggcgGGGAAGCACAGCTGGCCCTGCAGGCTTGTGAAAGGAGTGGCACCTACCTTCCCCAGCCAGGGCAGGATGCAGCCCGAGTGGAAGAGATGCTCACAGGGCATCTTCCTGGCCCCCTCATCCTCCTCGAACTCCAACAGGCACACGGGGCATTTCAGCCCTTTGTCTGGGCAGCAGCACCGGGcggcaggcaggggagagagagaaaagcatcaGGCTCATCCCGCCCACTCCCGGACCCCGTGGAAACGGGCACCAGGACCTCGTCCTGAGCGCCACGATTCGGCACTGACCCACCCCGCGGGAAGGGAAGCAGAGACCCCAAGTGCAGGCGCAGCAAAGCGTTTCTGTCAATCGGACACCTGGGTCCAATCCTTGGTCTCATTCGGTGGCGAGAGGGCACACGCCACTcctcgggggggggctggggcaatGGGGCGGGGCACCGGCACAGCCCTCGAGCTGCCCAGGCCCTTCCCGAGCCCtggcctggaggggggaagggggctccCTCACCTGCCTGGGCCGGCGTCACCCGCACCGTGGGGAGGCTCAGCACGGCCCGGCGCGCGGCCGGCGGGGGCAGCCGCTGATCCCAGTCGGTGAAGTCCACGGAGCCCAGGTCGATCTGCTGCCCATTGAACAGAGTCCTGCGGGGAGAGGCCGGTCAGGGGCGGGGCCAGGTTCCTGCGGGGGGGGGCCTAGGGGGCAcgttccctgaccccccccccacggaGTGCAcgcgccccgcccccccccaggggctgggccccgccCTCACCGCGCGAGCTCCAGCAGCACGTTCTCCCGGGCGCGCTCCACGGGCTCGCCGGGATCGCAGTTGTGCTCCTCGAAGTACGAAGTCATCGGGGCCAGTGACTCTCGGCCCGGCCCGGGCCCGGCCCAATGGCCTCGCCAGACGGGCCGCGCCAGCCAATCCCCGCggccgggggcggggctggaTGGGGAAGTAGCAGGGGAGCTAATCGCCGGTTGGCCGGACCCGAGGCACGGAGTCGCAGCCAGGAGCCAATCGGGACGCGCCGTACTGAGAGGGGCGGTGATTCGTGCGGGACGGTCTGAGCCCCTGCCCGGACTGAGCGGGGGGCGGAGCTGGGAGGGCACCTCCCTGGGGGCGCTCACAGCTAGGGAGGGAGGCGCTGCTGTGAGAGCGCAGGCGCACACATCTTGGGGGTGCTGCCCTGGGGACGCTCACAGCAGGCGGAGGTGCTGCCCTGGAGGGATGAGGCACTGCTAGGGGGAAACTCGCATCCTGGGGGTGCTGCCCTGAGGACGCTCACAgccgggggtggagggaggtgctGCCCTGGGGGGACACAGCCTGTGGGGGATGAGGCACTGCTTTGGGGAAACTCACATCGTGGGGGGTGCTGTCCTGTGGGTgctcacagctggggggggtgctGGCACCACCCTGGGGGTGCTCACagacgggggggagggaggtgctgcCCTGGGGCACTCTCAGCTTGCAAGTGGGGGGGAGGCACTGCTTTGGGGGAGCTCACTGCCGGGGGTGGGATCATTCAGGATAATTTTGTTCAGTGTTATCAGGATCTCAGGAAACAAATCCTGCCAATGGTGATGCggaattcccctccccctccccacactccatcCTTCCAAAACAGGTTATAACCATGGTGGGAATCATCTCCCCGGGCTCAGTAAGACCAACTGGATCGAATTTCTGCTCAGCAATGAGCGACGTTCATTCCTCCTAAAGAGAGACCAGTGAGGGTGTCGCCCGCAGAACCATTGAGCTACCAGGAAGCTCCGAAGATCAGCCATGGGCTTTTAGAGACATTTGCCTCTAGGTCACTGATTCCAGTCCAGGCCTGGGTGGGAACGGCTGGCAGGGTTTTGATGACCCTGGAGTTGGTGGGTCTCGGCCCAGTTCTTAACAGACAGGTGCCCACATCCCAAACactccccattgtgctgggcactgcaggttATTTATGAGGTTACAGTAATGCCCAGGGaccccagtcctggaccaggacccatCAAGCTACGtatattacggtagcacctaggagcctccCTCATGGAgcaagaccccattgtgccaggcactttaCAGACCCAGAGCCAACAGACGGGCCTTGCTCATAGGTGCTGGAGGTGCAGGGTTTAGTTTGGTtcactggctctcagcaccccactacacaaattgttctgCTCCATAGAGTTAACAATCTATAAACGAGATGAGACAACAGTTGGAGACGGACCAGGAAACGGCTATTGCCGCTCAGTCATGGGCTCAGCACACCCCCAACGTAACTGTTGTTATAGGCATGATGGCAAAGGAGCGTGCTGACCTGTGCTCCGAGCACACCTTCACTGCAAGCATTTGGGTCTGACCCTAAGAACATTagagcactgggtcagaccaaagggccatctagcccagtgacctgtcttccgacagtggccaatgccaggtgccccagagggaatgaacagaacagggaatcatcacgtgatccatcccctgtcgcccattccagcttctggcaaacagaggctagagacaccatccctgctcatcctggctaatagccactgatggatctatcctccatgaactcatccagttcttttttgaaccattaCAGTTACGGGCACAAAGGATGTGGTGTGTGTCTCAGCTTAACCTGGAAATCCAATTTGACTCCAGGGTGGTGGGGAATTGGGGGAACAATGGGAAGGGATCGGGCACCCCTTGGGCACTAAGTGCTGCTGTGTGCAGCAAGCTCTAGGTGGGGAAATCAAGCCAGCCATGTGGGGCCAGCAGACAAAGAGGTGAGGAAGATGGTGGACTCTCTATCGGTTTATCCGTCTCTCCGTCCATCCCCATTTGTCCCTCCCCAGCAGCCATATCGACCCACAAACACGAACATTTTACAAACAATCCGCCTTTACTGACCTGCCCGCAGCAGTGCACAGGGCAGCGAGAGCTTTAAACAGATCTGAGGACTGGTCTTAAAACCAGGTCTAGTGGTTTTAGCACAACAAAACTAAAGCACAACTGTCTGCAAACCTCTCCCCGCACCCCCATTATTCTAACTAAAGCTTAAGACACTTGTGAGTGTTTATCTACCTGACCTGCTAAGAAACCTAATACAGGGGCCTTCTCCCTTGCTGGGGTCCCTTCCCAGGGACTGCAAgcgttattgtagggttgctggggctGATCCCAATGCATTGCTATTGGGGGATTGTATGTCAGAGCTCAGCTGCACACACTggtttattattgtagggttgctcttGAGCCctgggctgtataagcaggggcactgccagcagattgagggacgtgatcattcccctctattcgacacctggagtactgtgtccagttttgggccccacattacaaggaggatgtggaaaaattggagagagtccagcggagggcaacgaaaattattagggggttggagcacatgacttatgaagagaggctgagggaactgggattgtttagtctgcagaagggagcTGGGCTGTCAATACTGTTTCCCAGTGTTGTGACCCATCTGCGAAGGGGCCTTTCCAAATAGCTAAAGAAAAGCCCCAGTTTCAATGGCAGCCCCTGCAGTCTCCATGCGCGGTGTCCATATTGCACTGAGCCCAGGGCAGCTGCGTCCCTAGCAGAGAGGGCACTGGGTCATCTCCTTCCCTCAGTCAGCCTGCGTGGGGGTGGTCCTGCTCTCAGTGGCCTGGTTTACGGAGGCCCGGCTCTCAgcggcctggttcccagccccacgCAGCGACAGCCATAGAACCACAGCCAGGATGATCAACACCACGACCACCACTACCACCGCCAGGAATATCTTGTACTTCTTGTTCTCCCAGCGCTTCTTCTGCGCCACCGTCTTTGTTGTCCTGCTGAAGGCGGAGCTCTAGGAGAAAACAAAGCAAGAGCTGTCAAGGGGCAGCCAGGGACCCGCCCCCAGGCCCTAGGAACTAGCCCCAGGCTTCAGCTTCCCTCCGCTCAATCCCTGTATGGCTGCCACTTGCAACGCTGGTTAcatcactgccccctgctggccggaGTTGGAACCAAGCAGCTGTGTGTCATGGGGCCCATATTGCTAATGGGAATTctccttttggccctgtcataaacagataagtaagagttaatagaacaaaagtgcttcatatctcttttgcctggaaagggttaacaagaacagtgagcctggctgccacctgaccagaggaccaatcagaggacaggatactttcaaatcttgagagagggaagttttgtgtgtgctgttagtttttggttgttgttcactctaggggctcagagggaccagacgtgcaaccaggtttctctccaatctctctgatacagtctcttatatgttcagaatagtgagtactaggtagataaagcgagttaggcttatgtttgttttctttatttgcaaatgtgtatttggctggaaggagttcaaatgtgtatttggctgaaaggagttcaaattggtattttgctgaaaagattttacttaggctgggagggtattcccagtgtctatagctgaaagaccctgtacctattccattttaatttacaaagataatttttactgtttttccttctttaattacaagtttttcttgtttaaaaacctgattgtttttttattctggtgagaccccaggggactgggtctggatccaccagggaattggtggggagaaaggagggaagggggagagagaggctaatttctctctgtgttaggattcctttctctctcagggagagtctgggagggagagagagaaggagaggggaaggtaaattttcctctctgttttaagattcaaggagtttgaatcacagtgatcttccagggtaacccagggaggggaagcctgggagaggcaacggtaagggaaagggtttactttccttgtgttaagatccagagggtctgggtcttgggggtcccaggcaaggttttggggggaccagagtgtaccaggcactggaattcctggttggtggcagcgctacaggttctaagctggtaattaagcttagaagaattcatgctggtaccccatcttttggacgctaaggttcatagtggggaattataccatgacaggccccGCACTGGGAGCCCATTTGCACACCCGTGGGTCTTGGATTCATTCCCCCAGGAAAGTGATGGTGCAcgagcagcccccaccccacccaattgCTCCCTCTCCTTACCCCCCTCCAGCATACCATGTTTTGGAGCTCATCTGCTCTGTCGTCCAAGTCGCTGAGCTTGGCCTCCCGGTCCAGTACCTTGGAATAGTTGACTAGCATAATCTGAGTCACCTCCTCTGTCTCCTTCTGGCATTGGTCCAGGTTCTTCTCCACCTGCGGGGAGGACAGGGTT from Gopherus evgoodei ecotype Sinaloan lineage chromosome 2, rGopEvg1_v1.p, whole genome shotgun sequence includes:
- the RNF181 gene encoding E3 ubiquitin-protein ligase RNF181, with the protein product MTSYFEEHNCDPGEPVERARENVLLELARTLFNGQQIDLGSVDFTDWDQRLPPPAARRAVLSLPTVRVTPAQADKGLKCPVCLLEFEEDEGARKMPCEHLFHSGCILPWLGKTNSCPLCRHELPTDDQEYEEYKKDKVRRQQREHRLEYLHGAMYT
- the VAMP5 gene encoding vesicle-associated membrane protein 5; the encoded protein is MVEKNLDQCQKETEEVTQIMLVNYSKVLDREAKLSDLDDRADELQNMSSAFSRTTKTVAQKKRWENKKYKIFLAVVVVVVVLIILAVVLWLSLRGAGNQAAESRASVNQATESRTTPTQAD